Part of the Thermodesulfovibrionales bacterium genome, CGTACCCGACTTCAAACAAGGGATACGCCCTCGGCACCCTCACGACCATGCCCTCGATAATTTCACGCCTCGCAATAAATCCGAGACGCTCAAGGTTGTCGACCGTGAGTTCAACAAGGCCCGTGTCGCTCTCATTCCATATGTGGTCGCCCCGGAAGCTGAAAAATTCCATGACCATGATCGTTTTCCCCTCGGGTGCCATCTTCTCGCTCCAGTTTGTCGGTTCATGAATCCGGCCAAAGGGCATATTGAGCTCCGGGATATATATCCATGTCTGGTCCGTAATCCTTCTTCTGTCGATCATGATCGCAACGACGATGAGGTCTCTGAATTTCAATCTTGAAGCCGCGGCCAAAACACTGTCGGGAGGGGCGGGATTGAGGAGTCTTACAAGTTTTGTCAAGGGAAGGGTTGATACGAATTCTGTTCCCGCCACTACCTCCCTGCGAGCTTGGTCTCGAACAACGACACTCTCTATCGCGTAATTCGCGTGGTTAACCCGTTCCACGGATGCCCCGACATGCACGTCATTGTCCTTTTCTATCTCCTCCTTCAGCCTGTCCGAAATACGCCCTATGCCCAATCGCGGATAGAGGAAGCTGTCTGCGAGCGTCGGGATATCCCTTCCGTTCAATCTGAAGAAGGCGTTCTTGATGGCCTTTGCGAGTGAAAGTCCCCTGATACGCTGCGCGACCCATTCTGCGCTTATCATGCTGGAATCGATGCCCCATACCTTTTCGCTGTACTCCTTAAAATAGATATCGAACATCGTCCGGCCGAAATTGCCGACCACCCAATCCTCAAGAGAGATCGTCTCCCTCTCCCTTACGAAGCCCTTAATCTTTTCTATTCCATAATCGCATACGACCCGCAGTGTCATGGGGATACTCAGACCAAACAGGGCGTTGAATGGTCTCAGGGGATAATCGATATATCGGTTGCGCAGGAAAATCTTGCTTCTCCGGGGAACGGAAATCAATTCACCGCCCATCAAATCCTTCACAAAGGTATTGACGCGGTCATCGGTTGTGAAGAATCGGTGACCGCCTAGATCGAACCGATACCCGTTGTGCACAATTGTCTTGGAGAGGCCCCCGACCGCTGCATCACTCTCGAAGACCCTCACCTTCTTGCCTGCCTTCGACAGGACATGCCCTGCGGAGAGGCCCGCAAGTCCCCCTCCCAATACGATTACACCCTCTTCCCTACTGTTCATTTTCCTTTTTCACCTGACCTATCTTATCTTAAGACAAGAATACCCTGCGACGCCTGCGCAGGGTATTCTTGTCTTCCTTGAAGAGCACTGTGATTATCGGACTTCAGAGAGAATGAATCTCACCTCGCCAACAATACGGGTACCTCGGCATTATTCGCCACTTCTCTGCTCACGCTTCCCATAAAGAGATGGCCGACCCTCTTTCCCCTGGAGCCGATGATGATCATCTCGACACCCTCATCTTTTGCCGCGCCGAGTATCTCTTCCGCAGGCTGTCCCGAACGAATGACTGCCTTAATTCCTGTCGCCCCGGAATTTTCGAGTTCCTTCTTGTAATAATTTAGAATTTTCTCGGCCTTTCTGTCCAGTGCTTCTTGATATTCCGTTCCGTGCAGTACTTCCCTCAGCGTGTCGATCTCGGAATCGGGAAGCATCTCAT contains:
- a CDS encoding FAD-dependent oxidoreductase translates to MNSREEGVIVLGGGLAGLSAGHVLSKAGKKVRVFESDAAVGGLSKTIVHNGYRFDLGGHRFFTTDDRVNTFVKDLMGGELISVPRRSKIFLRNRYIDYPLRPFNALFGLSIPMTLRVVCDYGIEKIKGFVRERETISLEDWVVGNFGRTMFDIYFKEYSEKVWGIDSSMISAEWVAQRIRGLSLAKAIKNAFFRLNGRDIPTLADSFLYPRLGIGRISDRLKEEIEKDNDVHVGASVERVNHANYAIESVVVRDQARREVVAGTEFVSTLPLTKLVRLLNPAPPDSVLAAASRLKFRDLIVVAIMIDRRRITDQTWIYIPELNMPFGRIHEPTNWSEKMAPEGKTIMVMEFFSFRGDHIWNESDTGLVELTVDNLERLGFIARREIIEGMVVRVPRAYPLFEVGYGKICEEIHEYLGRFRNLRIAGRSGMFRYYNMDHAIKSGMGAAEGVLEGWTKEDEIAWSSCEEVAMSGSVVPVTGNEGIGLVRAR
- a CDS encoding universal stress protein, producing MKKVLLAIDDTRGSKAALETYIRVFPCLRPETTVLLYVEKFEGRSLMDEMLPDSEIDTLREVLHGTEYQEALDRKAEKILNYYKKELENSGATGIKAVIRSGQPAEEILGAAKDEGVEMIIIGSRGKRVGHLFMGSVSREVANNAEVPVLLAR